In the genome of Halobacterium noricense, one region contains:
- a CDS encoding DUF7511 domain-containing protein — protein sequence MSTDSTRGARQSRDDVDRTPLDATVVRYQNTPDRCTLSPPDVDGDRRLTAWLSVDADALVTLAENR from the coding sequence ATGTCCACCGACAGCACCCGTGGTGCCCGGCAGTCACGCGACGATGTCGACCGCACGCCGCTCGACGCGACCGTCGTCCGCTACCAGAACACGCCGGACCGCTGCACGCTCTCGCCGCCGGACGTCGACGGCGACCGCCGGCTCACCGCGTGGCTCTCCGTCGACGCCGACGCCCTCGTCACATTAGCCGAGAACCGGTGA
- the cyaB gene encoding class IV adenylate cyclase, translating into MYEVEVKVPASHEAVRAALADVDAERVGTVAQADTYFDAPHRDFAETDEALRVRRVATAAETFERGAVKDGLTAAIDAVIDGKYRAEGESRVTYKGPLLETESKSREEFETAVGSGAEMREILSRLGFEPAATVRKLRETHHVDDFEVLLDAVEDVGEYVEVETEVESDSEVEAAREDAYVLLRRLGLGPDDQIRTSYLGLKLADT; encoded by the coding sequence ATGTACGAAGTGGAGGTGAAGGTGCCGGCGAGCCACGAGGCGGTCCGCGCGGCGCTCGCGGACGTCGACGCCGAGCGCGTCGGGACGGTAGCGCAGGCGGACACGTACTTCGACGCGCCACACCGCGACTTCGCGGAGACTGACGAAGCGTTACGCGTTCGTCGGGTCGCCACCGCAGCCGAGACGTTCGAGCGCGGAGCCGTCAAAGACGGGCTCACGGCCGCCATCGACGCGGTAATCGACGGGAAGTACCGCGCCGAGGGCGAGTCCCGCGTGACGTACAAGGGCCCGCTGTTGGAGACCGAGTCGAAGTCCCGCGAGGAGTTCGAGACGGCCGTCGGGAGCGGCGCGGAGATGCGCGAAATCCTCTCGCGGCTCGGGTTCGAGCCCGCTGCGACAGTGCGCAAGCTCCGCGAGACTCACCACGTCGACGACTTCGAGGTGCTGCTGGACGCCGTCGAGGACGTCGGCGAGTACGTCGAAGTCGAAACCGAGGTCGAATCGGACAGCGAGGTCGAAGCCGCCCGCGAGGACGCGTACGTCCTCCTCCGGCGTCTCGGCCTCGGCCCCGACGACCAGATTCGGACGTCGTATCTCGGGCTCAAGCTCGCCGACACCTGA
- a CDS encoding methionine adenosyltransferase, with translation MTERNIQVQSLDRGAVEDEEVEIVERKGLGHPDSICDGIAEHVCERLAREYIDRVGEVLHFNTDETQLVAGTAAPAFGGGEVVDPIYVLVVGRATSHYVDDDGVEYNIPVESIALEAARDYLRENFPNLDLETDVIVDVKLGEGSGDLQEVFVEDGPAVPMANDTSFGVGHAPLTETERIVYETEQSLNGPYGDANPAVGEDVKVMGKREGGHIDLTVAAALVDAHVDDLDAYEAEVEALREHVHDLATDHTNRDVTVHVNTADDYESGSIYLTTTGTSAEQGDDGSVGRGNRANGLITPNRSMSMEATSGKNPVNHIGKIYNLLSTEIAESIVDEVDGIRDLRVRLLSQIGRPIDQPHVADVHVVTEDGLDVSDVEPDIQKIVDAELANITDITQRVIDGELDTF, from the coding sequence ATGACCGAGCGGAACATCCAAGTGCAGTCTCTCGACCGCGGGGCCGTCGAGGACGAGGAAGTCGAAATCGTCGAACGAAAAGGCCTCGGCCACCCCGACTCCATCTGCGACGGCATCGCCGAACACGTTTGCGAACGCCTCGCCCGCGAGTACATCGACCGCGTCGGCGAAGTCCTCCACTTCAACACCGACGAGACCCAGCTCGTCGCCGGCACCGCCGCGCCCGCGTTCGGCGGCGGCGAAGTCGTCGACCCGATTTACGTGCTCGTCGTCGGCCGCGCGACCAGCCACTACGTCGACGACGACGGCGTCGAGTACAACATCCCCGTCGAGTCCATCGCGCTAGAAGCCGCCCGCGACTACCTCCGCGAGAACTTCCCGAACCTCGACCTCGAAACGGACGTCATCGTCGACGTCAAACTCGGCGAAGGCTCCGGTGACCTCCAGGAAGTGTTCGTCGAGGACGGCCCCGCCGTCCCGATGGCCAACGACACCAGCTTCGGCGTCGGCCACGCACCCCTCACCGAGACCGAGCGCATCGTCTACGAGACCGAACAGTCCCTGAACGGCCCCTACGGCGACGCCAATCCCGCCGTCGGCGAGGACGTCAAAGTCATGGGCAAACGCGAAGGCGGCCACATCGACCTCACCGTCGCCGCCGCGCTCGTCGACGCCCACGTCGACGACCTCGACGCCTACGAGGCCGAAGTCGAGGCGCTCCGCGAGCACGTCCACGACCTCGCTACCGACCACACCAACCGCGACGTCACCGTCCACGTCAACACCGCCGACGACTACGAATCCGGCTCCATCTACCTCACTACCACCGGCACGAGCGCCGAACAGGGCGACGACGGCAGCGTCGGCCGCGGCAACCGCGCGAACGGCCTCATCACCCCGAACCGCTCGATGAGCATGGAAGCCACCTCCGGGAAGAACCCCGTCAACCACATCGGGAAAATCTACAACCTCCTGTCCACCGAAATCGCCGAGAGCATCGTCGACGAAGTGGACGGCATCCGCGACCTCCGCGTCCGCCTCCTCTCCCAAATCGGCCGCCCCATCGACCAACCCCACGTCGCCGACGTCCACGTCGTCACCGAAGACGGCCTCGACGTGTCCGACGTCGAACCCGATATCCAGAAGATTGTCGACGCCGAACTCGCAAACATCACCGACATCACCCAGCGCGTCATCGACGGCGAACTCGATACCTTCTAA
- a CDS encoding tRNA uridine(34) 5-carboxymethylaminomethyl modification radical SAM/GNAT enzyme Elp3 — protein sequence MSADADTAFEAACEELVERILDGDVGKDDVESAKLEVCSEYSAPKVPKHSELLDFAPEDRRDDLEEVLQRKPVRTASGVTPVAIMTSPHMCPHGKCLYCPGGPASEFSSSQSYTGHEPAAARGVQNDYDPYGQVTLRLHQLREIGHPVDKVELILMGGTMTARSHDYQEWFAKRALEALNDFDPEQEPNPSETESFAQAPEAYDFSYLEDVISENEHGDIRNIGTTFETKPDWCDPEQVSRMLDLGGTKVEVGVQTTYERINREMHRGHGVQASIDANQRLRDAAFKVGFHMMPGQPGMSKEMCLEDFRRLFEDEKWKPDYLKIYPTLVVRDTVTYDMWRNEEFQPLRNEEAAELVAEIKEMIPRYTRLQRVQRDIPADHIDAGVWKSNLRQLARQRMDEHGWTCDCIRCREAGMNDEEPENVELDVMTYDAAGGTEHFISFEDFEKDLLVGFARLRFPNDPVRDELENAALLRELHVYGGEVGVGDDTADGQHQHQGYGQRLMTRAEEMAADAGFGKLSVISGIGARQYYKQKLGYRQDGPYVSKPL from the coding sequence ATGAGCGCGGACGCCGACACCGCATTCGAGGCTGCCTGCGAGGAGCTCGTCGAACGAATCCTCGACGGGGACGTCGGCAAAGACGACGTCGAGAGCGCGAAGCTCGAAGTGTGCTCCGAGTACTCCGCACCGAAGGTGCCCAAGCACTCCGAGTTGCTGGACTTCGCGCCCGAGGACCGCCGCGACGACCTCGAAGAAGTCCTCCAACGAAAACCTGTGCGGACCGCGTCGGGCGTGACGCCGGTCGCCATCATGACGAGCCCGCACATGTGCCCGCACGGCAAGTGTCTCTACTGCCCGGGCGGGCCTGCCAGCGAGTTCTCGTCGAGCCAGTCGTACACGGGCCACGAGCCCGCCGCCGCCCGCGGCGTGCAGAACGACTACGACCCCTACGGGCAGGTGACGCTGCGGCTCCACCAGCTCCGGGAAATCGGCCACCCCGTCGACAAGGTCGAACTCATCCTGATGGGGGGGACGATGACCGCACGCAGCCACGACTATCAGGAGTGGTTCGCGAAGCGCGCGCTCGAAGCGCTGAACGACTTCGACCCCGAGCAGGAACCGAACCCCTCCGAGACGGAGTCGTTCGCGCAGGCCCCCGAGGCGTACGACTTCTCCTACCTCGAAGACGTCATCTCCGAGAACGAGCACGGTGACATCCGGAACATCGGGACGACCTTCGAGACGAAGCCCGACTGGTGTGACCCCGAGCAGGTGAGTCGGATGCTCGACCTCGGCGGCACCAAAGTGGAGGTCGGCGTGCAGACGACCTACGAGCGCATCAATCGCGAGATGCACCGCGGACACGGCGTGCAGGCGTCCATCGACGCGAACCAGCGGCTCCGGGACGCCGCGTTCAAGGTCGGCTTCCACATGATGCCGGGCCAGCCGGGCATGAGCAAGGAGATGTGCCTGGAGGACTTCCGGCGGCTGTTCGAGGACGAGAAGTGGAAGCCGGACTACCTCAAAATCTACCCGACGCTGGTGGTTCGGGACACCGTCACGTACGACATGTGGCGCAACGAGGAGTTCCAGCCGCTGCGGAACGAGGAAGCCGCCGAGCTCGTCGCGGAAATCAAGGAGATGATTCCGCGGTACACGCGCCTCCAGCGCGTCCAGCGGGACATCCCCGCGGACCACATCGACGCGGGCGTCTGGAAGTCGAATCTCCGCCAGCTCGCCCGCCAGCGCATGGACGAGCACGGCTGGACGTGCGACTGCATCCGCTGCCGGGAGGCCGGGATGAACGACGAGGAGCCCGAGAACGTCGAACTCGACGTCATGACGTACGACGCTGCGGGCGGCACGGAGCACTTCATCAGCTTCGAGGACTTCGAGAAGGACCTCCTCGTCGGGTTCGCGCGCCTGCGCTTCCCGAACGACCCAGTCCGCGACGAACTGGAGAACGCGGCACTCCTCCGCGAACTCCACGTCTACGGCGGCGAAGTCGGCGTCGGCGACGACACCGCGGACGGCCAGCACCAGCACCAGGGCTACGGTCAGCGCCTGATGACGCGCGCCGAGGAGATGGCCGCCGACGCCGGCTTCGGGAAGCTCAGCGTCATCTCGGGCATCGGCGCGCGCCAGTACTACAAGCAGAAGCTCGGCTACCGGCAGGACGGTCCCTACGTCAGCAAACCCCTCTAA
- a CDS encoding DHH family phosphoesterase yields MGTCIICGSSTDGRVCDTHEEDVAFEFRGDSPDQLTPGRYYKGTIDGFAEFGAFVDIGDSVTGLLHRSEVPGRLESLGWDAGDEVYVQVTDVHDNENVDLGWSIRQDDRDFRGHLVDDPSAESDAELPEGDDSDDEQDTETSTADGGTPVPEDDAEFEFGDEAEDAEAEDESEAETEADEEAEAAADEAEVAESEAAETESEESESERVPIADLDNYVDERVTIEGELANARQTSGPTVFELADETGAVDCAAFVEAGVRAYPDIEAGDVVRIVGEVERRRGELQVETEDLYELEGTDAQSVEARMEDALTERATPETTELLAEDDAVEAVTDDLVNAATVIRRAVVEARPVIVRHTATVEGYVAGTAIERALLPLIRDEHEREDAEYHYVDRRPLDDAFYTIDDATGDVTSMLEAAERHDEKHPLFVLVGAGSTSESTDAIDLLDIYDADTVAIDGGYTDDAAGADVLVSPTEAGENPVNTGALGSQLAAFVNDDVREDLSHLPAVAYWADTPDAYADLAAQTHYSPDTLADLRDAIALEAFYQSYEDKRELISDLLWGEADDSLIEHVSEQFRERLETEVSTAEPHLDVRGQDGVAFETLDVDAYTHEYDFPPVDLLLDALYRRRDRADVLVGVSGDEIRVRSDDAVDVRAVGETVADELPEAGVEPRGARDGRIEFLSGEKDAVVDAVVDAITDQLA; encoded by the coding sequence ATGGGTACGTGTATCATCTGCGGCTCCTCCACGGACGGCCGTGTCTGTGACACCCACGAGGAGGACGTCGCCTTCGAGTTCCGCGGAGATTCTCCCGACCAACTGACGCCCGGCCGCTACTACAAAGGCACTATCGACGGCTTCGCCGAGTTCGGCGCGTTCGTCGACATCGGTGATTCCGTCACCGGCCTGCTCCACCGCAGCGAAGTGCCCGGCCGCCTCGAATCGCTAGGCTGGGACGCCGGCGACGAAGTGTACGTCCAAGTTACGGACGTCCACGACAACGAGAACGTCGACCTCGGCTGGTCGATTCGACAGGACGACCGCGACTTCCGCGGCCACCTGGTCGACGACCCGAGCGCGGAGTCGGACGCGGAACTCCCGGAGGGCGACGATTCCGACGACGAACAGGACACCGAGACCAGCACCGCGGACGGCGGCACGCCCGTCCCCGAAGACGACGCCGAGTTCGAGTTCGGCGACGAAGCCGAAGACGCCGAAGCGGAGGACGAGTCGGAAGCCGAAACCGAGGCGGACGAGGAAGCCGAAGCCGCCGCCGACGAAGCGGAAGTCGCGGAGAGCGAAGCTGCGGAGACCGAGTCCGAGGAGAGCGAATCGGAGCGCGTTCCGATTGCCGACCTCGACAACTACGTCGACGAACGCGTCACGATCGAGGGCGAGCTCGCGAACGCCCGGCAGACCAGCGGCCCGACAGTGTTCGAACTCGCCGACGAGACCGGTGCCGTGGACTGCGCCGCGTTCGTCGAAGCGGGCGTCCGCGCCTACCCCGACATCGAAGCGGGCGACGTCGTCCGCATCGTCGGCGAAGTCGAGCGCCGCCGCGGCGAACTCCAGGTCGAGACCGAGGACCTCTACGAACTCGAGGGCACGGACGCACAGTCCGTCGAAGCCCGCATGGAGGACGCGCTCACCGAGCGCGCCACGCCCGAGACGACTGAACTGCTCGCCGAGGACGACGCGGTCGAAGCTGTCACCGACGACCTCGTCAACGCCGCGACGGTTATCCGCCGCGCCGTCGTCGAAGCCCGCCCGGTCATCGTCCGCCACACTGCGACCGTGGAAGGCTACGTCGCCGGCACCGCCATCGAGCGCGCGCTCCTCCCGCTCATTCGGGACGAACACGAGCGCGAAGATGCCGAATACCACTACGTCGACCGGCGACCGCTCGACGACGCGTTCTACACCATCGACGACGCCACTGGCGACGTGACGTCGATGCTGGAAGCCGCCGAGCGCCACGACGAGAAACACCCGCTGTTCGTGCTCGTCGGTGCCGGCTCCACCAGCGAGTCCACCGACGCCATCGACCTGCTGGACATCTACGACGCGGATACGGTCGCCATCGACGGTGGCTACACCGACGACGCCGCGGGCGCAGACGTCCTCGTCAGCCCGACGGAAGCCGGCGAGAACCCCGTGAACACGGGTGCGCTCGGCTCGCAGCTCGCCGCGTTCGTCAACGACGACGTCCGCGAGGACCTCTCCCACCTGCCCGCCGTCGCGTACTGGGCCGACACGCCCGACGCGTACGCGGACCTCGCCGCCCAGACCCACTACAGCCCGGACACGCTCGCCGACCTCCGGGACGCTATTGCGCTGGAAGCGTTCTACCAGTCCTACGAGGACAAGCGCGAACTCATCTCGGACCTGCTCTGGGGGGAGGCCGACGACTCGCTCATCGAGCACGTCTCCGAGCAGTTCCGTGAGCGCCTCGAAACGGAAGTTTCGACCGCCGAACCCCACCTCGACGTGCGCGGGCAGGACGGCGTCGCCTTCGAGACGCTGGACGTGGACGCGTACACGCACGAGTACGACTTCCCGCCGGTCGACCTGCTGCTGGACGCGCTCTACCGGCGTCGCGACCGCGCGGACGTGCTCGTCGGCGTGAGCGGCGACGAGATTCGCGTCCGCAGCGACGACGCGGTGGACGTGCGCGCCGTCGGCGAGACGGTCGCCGACGAACTCCCCGAGGCCGGTGTCGAGCCGCGCGGCGCACGCGACGGCCGCATCGAGTTCCTCTCGGGAGAGAAGGACGCGGTCGTCGACGCGGTCGTCGACGCCATCACCGACCAGCTCGCCTAA
- a CDS encoding YIP1 family protein, with amino-acid sequence MTTWVEPEGGRERGPVGLAKAFTQVLVNPTTFFEEAVSPGDQAPGLVFAMAVVLVSQGTRLALAPGRALEFPAPSWLAATLTLALAVLLIAPAALHALSAVETLVLAAVIPDRGGVSETVQVLAYASAPCAFVGVGVPVVTFVCGLWAFALLVLGTRIVHDTSFARAAVTALAPGALAYGSGFGWFAATTALFPWTADYMPWVGRAVEAAAVLGV; translated from the coding sequence ATGACCACGTGGGTCGAGCCGGAGGGCGGCCGCGAACGCGGGCCGGTCGGGCTCGCGAAGGCGTTCACGCAGGTGCTCGTGAACCCGACGACGTTCTTCGAGGAAGCCGTCTCGCCGGGCGACCAAGCCCCGGGACTGGTGTTCGCGATGGCGGTCGTGCTCGTCTCGCAGGGAACGCGACTCGCGCTCGCCCCCGGGCGTGCGCTGGAGTTTCCGGCACCGTCGTGGCTCGCCGCTACGCTCACGCTCGCGCTCGCCGTGCTCCTGATTGCGCCCGCCGCGTTGCACGCGCTGTCGGCTGTCGAAACACTCGTGCTCGCCGCTGTCATCCCCGACCGCGGCGGCGTCAGCGAAACAGTCCAAGTGCTCGCGTACGCCAGCGCCCCCTGCGCGTTCGTCGGCGTCGGCGTCCCTGTGGTCACGTTCGTCTGCGGGCTGTGGGCGTTCGCGCTGCTCGTGCTCGGGACGCGCATCGTTCACGACACGTCGTTCGCGCGCGCTGCGGTCACCGCGCTCGCACCCGGCGCGCTCGCGTACGGCTCCGGATTCGGCTGGTTCGCCGCGACGACCGCGCTGTTCCCGTGGACTGCCGACTACATGCCCTGGGTCGGGCGTGCGGTCGAGGCCGCCGCAGTGCTCGGAGTTTAG
- a CDS encoding thymidine kinase: protein MHAITNSGWIEVITGSMFSGKTEELLRRLRRAEIAGQEVAAFTPAIDDRYGEATLGSHAGRTWEATVVDTTAEGVSKIPSYLNGEEVVAIDEANFFPDELVEVCQNLASDGRRVVVSGTDQTFRGEPFAPIPQLMAVAEYVEKFQAICTQCGEPATRNQRLIEGEPAHYDDPTIMVGAEESYEARCRNCHVVERD, encoded by the coding sequence ATGCACGCGATTACGAACTCCGGGTGGATCGAGGTCATCACGGGGTCGATGTTCTCCGGGAAGACGGAGGAGCTGTTGCGGCGGCTGCGGCGCGCGGAAATCGCGGGCCAGGAGGTCGCGGCGTTCACGCCGGCCATCGACGACCGGTACGGCGAGGCGACGCTCGGCTCGCACGCCGGCCGCACGTGGGAGGCGACGGTCGTCGACACCACCGCGGAGGGCGTCTCGAAGATACCCAGCTACCTCAACGGCGAGGAGGTCGTCGCCATCGACGAGGCGAACTTCTTCCCCGACGAACTCGTCGAAGTCTGTCAGAATCTCGCTAGCGACGGCCGCCGCGTCGTCGTCTCCGGCACCGACCAGACGTTCCGCGGGGAGCCGTTCGCCCCCATCCCGCAGCTGATGGCGGTCGCCGAGTACGTCGAGAAGTTCCAGGCCATCTGCACGCAGTGCGGGGAGCCCGCGACCCGCAACCAGCGGCTCATCGAGGGGGAGCCAGCCCACTACGACGACCCCACGATTATGGTCGGCGCGGAGGAGTCCTACGAGGCACGGTGCCGGAACTGCCACGTCGTCGAGCGCGACTGA
- a CDS encoding universal stress protein yields MYDDVLLPTDGSSAADAAVPHAIELADRYGARLHALYVADTTEYSTVTFEDNVVDPLAEEGQSVVDEVVEKATDRNVEGIGVVMKGGAYETIHQYVEDEGIDVVVMGTHGRRGLDRALLGSVTERIVRTSDVPVLTVREDEEA; encoded by the coding sequence ATGTACGACGACGTTCTGTTGCCGACCGACGGGAGCAGTGCCGCGGACGCCGCGGTCCCGCACGCAATCGAACTCGCGGACCGCTACGGCGCGCGCCTGCACGCCCTCTACGTCGCGGACACCACCGAGTACAGCACCGTCACCTTCGAGGACAACGTGGTCGATCCGCTGGCCGAGGAGGGCCAGTCAGTCGTCGACGAAGTCGTCGAGAAGGCCACCGACCGGAACGTCGAGGGCATCGGCGTCGTGATGAAGGGCGGTGCCTACGAGACCATCCACCAGTACGTCGAGGACGAGGGCATCGACGTGGTCGTGATGGGGACGCACGGCCGCCGTGGGCTGGACCGCGCGCTCCTCGGGAGCGTCACCGAGCGCATCGTCCGCACCTCGGACGTACCCGTGTTGACAGTCAGAGAGGACGAAGAAGCGTAG
- a CDS encoding MarR family transcriptional regulator, with amino-acid sequence MLTKAGIAILDVLSSGGDATAQELAAETGYSRKQVYRVVDDLLDIGVLDESRAQHNQRVLRASDDPIVEAYRNLTSNLGHVDWEDLLSPATIQVCWYLDEPRRITTIADRLGITRQAVHKALSPLKNRAMLAPDGPEYALADDLHPLLEFANTVVRHDHRNRVRRLAPSATIAWCDPKRALVQVQNSEDTDKLQNADDWDVTGLAKFQAYGLQFFLAGQPAFWYAPDDDLTPADIVCHTLVLETDSRRVSYTMLLIEQERIEQEILTETATWYGLESTIPRMYRLIDGGTDAADEMEAESPLPSAQEYAVLKDQYGVA; translated from the coding sequence ATGCTTACGAAGGCCGGGATCGCTATTCTGGATGTGCTGAGTTCCGGGGGGGACGCGACCGCACAAGAGCTGGCCGCAGAAACCGGATATAGTCGCAAGCAAGTCTACCGCGTCGTTGACGACTTACTCGACATAGGGGTACTGGACGAGTCCCGAGCACAGCACAACCAGCGTGTCCTGCGCGCCTCTGACGATCCTATTGTCGAAGCGTACCGGAATCTGACATCGAACCTCGGGCACGTGGACTGGGAAGACCTCCTCTCACCTGCTACGATACAGGTCTGCTGGTACCTCGATGAGCCACGCCGCATCACCACGATCGCTGACCGATTAGGAATTACGCGACAGGCCGTCCACAAGGCGTTATCCCCTTTGAAGAACCGAGCGATGCTCGCGCCTGACGGACCAGAGTACGCACTCGCCGACGATCTTCACCCCTTACTCGAATTCGCCAACACCGTCGTCAGGCATGACCACCGCAACCGCGTTCGGCGACTAGCACCCAGTGCCACGATTGCGTGGTGTGACCCGAAACGCGCACTTGTCCAAGTACAGAACTCCGAAGACACGGACAAACTCCAGAACGCCGATGACTGGGACGTGACTGGATTAGCGAAATTCCAAGCGTACGGCCTACAGTTCTTTCTCGCAGGACAACCCGCCTTCTGGTACGCCCCAGACGACGATCTCACCCCTGCAGACATCGTTTGCCATACGCTCGTCCTTGAAACGGACTCCCGACGCGTGAGCTATACGATGCTTCTCATCGAACAGGAACGAATTGAACAGGAAATCCTCACCGAGACTGCGACTTGGTACGGTCTAGAATCAACGATACCCCGGATGTATCGTCTTATAGACGGGGGCACCGACGCCGCCGATGAGATGGAGGCGGAGAGTCCCTTGCCGAGCGCTCAAGAATACGCGGTGCTGAAAGACCAGTATGGAGTCGCATAA
- a CDS encoding HhH-GPD family protein — protein sequence MTEGDGEFALPSDVDAVRDALVAWYEDGHRDFPWRRTDDPYAILVSEVMSQQTQLSRVEDAYHAFLERWPTTTDLAAADRADVVGFWSANSLGYNNRAKYLHEAAQQVESEYEGEFPETPDELSELMGVGPYTANAVASFAFDNGDAVVDTNVKRVLYRAFAEIRNADDPDYETVANALMPAGESRIWNNTIMELGGVACGKKPRCDEASCPWREWCHAYQTGDFTAPDVPTQPSFEGSRRQFRGRIVRLLGEHDEMELDTLGHRIRVDYTPDGEHGREWLRELLSDLAEDELAEVDEAGDVPIARLQK from the coding sequence ATGACTGAGGGGGACGGGGAGTTCGCACTCCCCAGCGACGTCGACGCCGTCCGGGACGCGCTCGTCGCGTGGTACGAGGACGGCCACCGGGACTTCCCGTGGCGCCGCACCGACGACCCGTACGCGATTCTCGTCTCGGAGGTGATGAGCCAGCAGACCCAGCTCTCCCGCGTCGAGGACGCCTACCACGCGTTCCTCGAACGGTGGCCGACGACCACCGACCTCGCGGCTGCGGACCGCGCGGACGTCGTCGGGTTCTGGTCGGCGAACAGCCTCGGGTACAACAACCGCGCGAAGTACCTCCACGAGGCCGCCCAGCAGGTCGAAAGCGAATATGAGGGCGAGTTCCCGGAGACGCCCGACGAACTCTCCGAACTGATGGGCGTCGGCCCGTACACCGCCAACGCCGTCGCGTCGTTCGCGTTCGACAACGGCGACGCGGTCGTGGACACGAACGTCAAGCGCGTGCTCTACCGCGCGTTTGCAGAAATCCGTAATGCGGACGATCCGGACTACGAAACCGTAGCGAATGCCCTCATGCCGGCCGGAGAGTCCCGAATCTGGAACAATACGATTATGGAACTCGGCGGTGTCGCCTGCGGGAAGAAACCACGGTGTGACGAGGCCAGTTGCCCGTGGCGCGAGTGGTGTCACGCGTACCAGACCGGCGACTTCACCGCACCAGACGTTCCGACACAACCGAGCTTCGAGGGGAGCAGGCGACAGTTCCGCGGGCGGATCGTTCGACTCCTCGGCGAACACGACGAGATGGAGCTGGACACACTTGGCCATCGAATTCGCGTTGACTACACACCTGACGGTGAGCACGGACGGGAGTGGCTTCGAGAGTTACTGTCTGATTTGGCGGAGGATGAATTGGCCGAAGTTGACGAAGCTGGCGACGTGCCTATCGCCCGTCTTCAGAAATAA